Proteins from a single region of Corynebacterium pseudogenitalium:
- a CDS encoding asparagine synthase C-terminal domain-containing protein codes for MTDKGCEYVADERSIEPGTYEITEYAPAKHAVVDYLRARLTAVLGRWPGRPTLMLSGGVDSILIAAVLAQLRTDVLAVTFSQDSSQQAAEETKVASEVARALGFEHHVVAPRGEALETLLKETIERLDTVEPWEVLSGAILVAIDTYRQEYHADGALITGAGADALFLGGKTIDTAANNYLQLWDDQVRRGIKANFTRQRFIPDFYERLIADPERHIQVWQTHEAVDLALRIHPRVIRGADIAQDKALFRRIAADMGISPELVQTTKNPMQVSSGGVDAIVTLVREQLTRRAGEKTYSDPMREPLEFTVARMFLEQLKTQARGE; via the coding sequence GTGACGGATAAAGGCTGCGAATACGTCGCCGACGAGCGCAGCATCGAGCCAGGTACATACGAGATCACCGAATATGCGCCAGCTAAACACGCTGTCGTCGACTACCTGCGTGCACGCCTCACAGCGGTGCTCGGGCGCTGGCCGGGGCGCCCCACTCTCATGCTCTCCGGCGGCGTCGACTCGATCCTCATCGCCGCGGTGCTCGCCCAACTGCGTACCGACGTCCTCGCGGTGACGTTCAGTCAAGACTCCTCGCAACAGGCAGCGGAGGAGACCAAGGTGGCGAGTGAGGTGGCCCGCGCACTCGGCTTCGAGCATCACGTCGTCGCCCCACGCGGGGAAGCGCTGGAGACGCTGCTCAAGGAAACCATCGAGCGCCTCGACACCGTGGAACCTTGGGAAGTGCTCTCTGGGGCCATTTTGGTAGCCATCGACACGTACAGGCAGGAGTATCATGCCGACGGCGCACTCATCACAGGGGCAGGTGCGGACGCACTGTTTCTCGGCGGAAAAACCATCGATACAGCAGCCAACAATTACCTCCAACTGTGGGATGACCAGGTACGCCGAGGGATCAAGGCAAACTTCACCAGGCAACGTTTCATCCCGGACTTCTACGAGCGCCTCATCGCAGACCCCGAGCGCCACATTCAGGTTTGGCAGACACACGAGGCAGTCGATCTCGCACTGCGCATCCACCCACGAGTCATCCGTGGGGCCGACATCGCACAAGACAAGGCGCTCTTCCGTCGCATCGCTGCAGACATGGGAATCAGTCCGGAACTCGTGCAGACCACGAAAAACCCGATGCAAGTCTCATCAGGAGGCGTAGACGCCATTGTCACGCTCGTACGGGAACAGCTGACGCGCCGGGCGGGGGAGAAGACGTACTCCGACCCGATGAGGGAACCGTTGGAGTTTACGGTGGCTCGCATGTTCCTCGAACAGCTGAAAACCCAGGCGCGCGGTGAGTAG
- a CDS encoding copper chaperone PCu(A)C, giving the protein MKNICTAAISALGVAALALTACSPSQENPSTSAPTAAETTTVESTTTAAPDNDKLQGEGDIRVESAAIRAKAEAGAEDGKSMTGFFGTLHNTSDKDIHIVGFTTSLGDATYEIHEVVDGVMREKEGGIEIPAGGTYELKPGGDHFMIMGFDPAIPAGDVVDVTLEFADGTEEQIPDVAVRSMLPGDEDYGEHGELQGHQHGSMGEGHNH; this is encoded by the coding sequence ATGAAAAACATTTGCACTGCAGCTATTTCGGCACTTGGTGTCGCCGCTCTTGCCCTGACGGCTTGCTCGCCATCGCAGGAAAACCCGTCGACATCTGCGCCAACCGCTGCAGAGACAACAACCGTGGAGTCCACTACGACTGCTGCTCCAGACAATGACAAGCTTCAGGGCGAAGGCGATATCCGCGTTGAGTCCGCGGCTATTCGTGCGAAAGCAGAAGCAGGCGCGGAAGACGGAAAGTCCATGACCGGGTTCTTCGGTACGCTGCACAACACCTCTGACAAGGACATTCACATCGTTGGCTTCACTACGTCACTCGGCGACGCCACCTACGAGATCCACGAGGTGGTAGATGGAGTCATGCGCGAGAAAGAAGGCGGCATCGAGATCCCCGCCGGTGGGACATATGAGCTCAAGCCTGGCGGTGACCACTTCATGATCATGGGCTTCGACCCTGCAATTCCGGCAGGCGACGTGGTCGATGTAACGCTTGAGTTCGCCGACGGAACCGAGGAGCAGATTCCAGACGTAGCCGTTCGCTCTATGCTTCCGGGTGACGAAGACTATGGTGAGCACGGGGAGCTCCAGGGGCACCAACATGGGTCCATGGGGGAAGGCCACAACCACTAA
- a CDS encoding Dyp-type peroxidase, whose amino-acid sequence MPVNRRHFLAGTLSVAAAGAATACAESRDAVVNAQQEPAIDLATATVPFDGIHQAGISTPQQSSLNLIGFNFKDGVDKPAIARLMRLWTEDARALTAGENPLASLEPEMTEHPANLTITVGLGEKFFDIAAPESKPSWLHDIPALSRDELSRKWGQTDVVLQICSDDPLMCAWAMRHMVRAGVDYVATAWVQQGFMNNPAVHREGTTPRNLFGQIDGTVNPHTDEEYDAQVWAKGAAEFEGGTSMVVRRIAMNLDTWEMLDRTSREEAVGRRLDNGAPLSGGEEFTPVDLEARDEYGLPKVDRNSHVARSMAPEGHPEQKFKRRPYNYNLPPEPGQEQLSNAGLVFIAFQENPDTQFTPVLKRLDEADRLNEWITHIGSAVYWIPPGTQAQDGAPSFWAESLLA is encoded by the coding sequence ATGCCTGTCAACCGTCGTCATTTTCTCGCCGGGACTCTGAGTGTTGCTGCCGCCGGGGCAGCCACAGCTTGCGCGGAAAGCCGCGATGCTGTGGTGAATGCTCAGCAAGAGCCTGCGATAGACCTTGCCACAGCAACGGTTCCGTTTGACGGCATACACCAGGCAGGCATTTCGACGCCTCAACAGTCCTCACTAAATCTGATTGGTTTCAATTTTAAAGATGGCGTCGATAAGCCTGCGATTGCTCGATTGATGCGACTGTGGACTGAGGATGCCCGTGCGTTGACAGCCGGCGAAAACCCGTTGGCCAGCCTGGAACCAGAGATGACGGAACACCCCGCAAACCTCACCATTACCGTGGGGTTGGGAGAGAAGTTTTTTGATATCGCCGCGCCTGAGAGCAAACCGTCGTGGCTCCACGACATTCCGGCGCTCTCGCGAGACGAGCTTTCACGGAAGTGGGGCCAGACTGACGTGGTGTTGCAGATTTGCTCAGATGACCCACTGATGTGCGCATGGGCGATGCGTCATATGGTGCGAGCTGGCGTCGATTATGTAGCTACCGCGTGGGTGCAGCAAGGGTTCATGAATAACCCTGCTGTACACCGCGAAGGAACCACGCCACGGAATCTCTTTGGACAGATTGATGGCACGGTAAACCCTCACACTGATGAGGAATACGACGCCCAGGTGTGGGCAAAAGGCGCTGCAGAGTTTGAAGGTGGAACGTCGATGGTGGTTCGTCGAATAGCGATGAACCTTGACACCTGGGAAATGCTCGACCGGACATCCCGTGAAGAGGCCGTCGGGCGCAGGCTAGACAACGGAGCACCCCTTTCGGGCGGCGAAGAGTTCACTCCGGTAGATCTGGAAGCGCGGGACGAATATGGCCTGCCAAAGGTCGATAGAAACTCGCACGTTGCCAGGTCAATGGCGCCTGAAGGGCACCCGGAGCAGAAATTTAAACGGCGCCCTTATAACTACAATTTGCCGCCTGAGCCTGGGCAAGAACAGCTGTCCAACGCTGGCTTAGTGTTCATTGCATTTCAGGAAAACCCAGATACGCAATTCACTCCGGTCCTCAAAAGGCTCGATGAGGCTGACCGACTGAATGAATGGATCACGCACATTGGTTCGGCGGTGTACTGGATACCACCGGGCACGCAGGCGCAAGATGGTGCTCCGAGTTTCTGGGCCGAGTCACTACTCGCGTAG
- a CDS encoding phosphatidylinositol mannoside acyltransferase, whose protein sequence is MQTFKDECVYRSYWMGWKLLSMLPYSIAYCLMMFVADIYSRNGKLPEQLRKNLSRVVGPENVTRSLVKNSMRSYMRYWLEVFCLQKVISNERFHEQFSASIQGIEHLEYAIQQGKGVVLALPHSGNWDLAGAWLAHRYGSFSTVAERVEPEELYDAFLEFRRGLGIQVIPSRGASRPPMQLLEEALYKQGIVCLLADRDLGGHGVPVAFFGEQTTMPAGPAVLAEKTGATLLAVHNAFESSGSMDGWVTSVSPPIVADSVEGKVEKLAGWFERGIKKHPQDWHVLQPFWIADRKKKVAKG, encoded by the coding sequence ATGCAAACGTTCAAGGATGAGTGCGTATATCGCAGCTACTGGATGGGGTGGAAGCTGCTATCAATGCTGCCTTACAGTATCGCCTACTGTCTGATGATGTTCGTTGCCGACATTTACTCTCGCAATGGCAAGTTACCGGAGCAACTTCGTAAGAATCTCTCGCGTGTGGTTGGACCTGAGAACGTCACGCGTTCGCTTGTGAAGAACTCGATGCGGTCATACATGCGGTATTGGCTCGAGGTCTTTTGCCTGCAGAAAGTAATCTCGAATGAACGGTTTCATGAGCAATTCTCTGCATCGATACAAGGGATTGAGCATCTGGAGTATGCGATTCAACAAGGCAAGGGCGTAGTGCTTGCGTTGCCACACTCGGGGAACTGGGATCTTGCGGGTGCATGGCTTGCTCACCGATACGGGAGCTTTTCGACGGTCGCGGAGCGGGTAGAGCCCGAAGAGCTCTACGATGCGTTTTTGGAATTTCGACGTGGGTTAGGAATCCAGGTGATTCCTTCGCGTGGTGCGTCGAGACCTCCAATGCAACTCCTCGAGGAAGCTCTGTACAAACAAGGGATTGTCTGTTTGTTGGCAGATCGTGATCTCGGTGGGCACGGGGTGCCGGTAGCATTTTTTGGAGAGCAGACGACAATGCCCGCCGGTCCGGCAGTATTAGCGGAGAAGACTGGTGCGACACTGCTCGCAGTACACAATGCCTTTGAGAGTTCAGGCAGCATGGATGGGTGGGTGACTAGCGTATCGCCGCCGATTGTTGCAGATTCCGTAGAAGGTAAAGTGGAAAAGCTTGCGGGCTGGTTTGAGCGCGGAATCAAAAAGCACCCACAAGACTGGCATGTGCTTCAGCCGTTTTGGATCGCAGACCGGAAGAAAAAGGTAGCGAAGGGATGA
- the pgsA gene encoding phosphatidylinositol phosphate synthase, whose product MLSVHGRKPAAVVVEPVATALLKAGLTPNWTTLGGTALTVLVAVVLIPTDHLVLAAILSGLFAAFDMVDGTMARLRGGGTAFGATLDASCDRITDGALFGAIVFWLVYVDQASPAHVAVCLAVLVLSQVISYVKARAEAGGIKIVGGLVERPERLLIALVALGFEGFGVPYAIECGLWLLFFGSIYTVAQRLVIAAKDPASKRQIAAPAGAKTLGSR is encoded by the coding sequence ATGCTCAGTGTTCATGGACGAAAGCCTGCCGCCGTTGTCGTAGAACCGGTCGCCACTGCATTGCTTAAAGCTGGTCTAACACCGAATTGGACAACGCTTGGTGGAACAGCGCTCACTGTGTTGGTAGCCGTCGTGCTCATTCCAACTGACCATCTTGTTTTGGCAGCTATTCTGAGTGGTCTTTTCGCGGCTTTTGACATGGTGGATGGCACGATGGCCCGTCTCCGCGGGGGAGGGACTGCTTTCGGAGCTACGCTTGACGCAAGTTGTGACAGGATTACTGACGGAGCGCTCTTCGGTGCCATCGTGTTCTGGCTGGTGTACGTAGATCAAGCTTCTCCGGCGCATGTCGCAGTTTGCCTTGCGGTACTAGTACTCTCCCAGGTGATTAGTTACGTTAAGGCGCGCGCGGAGGCCGGGGGTATCAAGATTGTCGGCGGGCTGGTTGAGCGGCCTGAGCGTCTTCTCATCGCGCTTGTCGCGCTGGGATTTGAAGGCTTCGGTGTGCCGTACGCCATTGAATGCGGGCTTTGGCTGCTGTTTTTCGGCTCGATATATACGGTTGCGCAGCGACTCGTTATTGCAGCGAAGGATCCTGCATCAAAGCGGCAGATTGCCGCGCCAGCAGGAGCTAAAACGCTTGGGTCGCGCTAG
- a CDS encoding glycosyltransferase family 4 protein, translating into MKIGIVCPYSFDEPGGVQAHILDLAESLLRQGHEVKVLGPARDDTPLPEFVKKGGRSLPIPYNGSVARLAFGPKVFTTTREFLCDGEFDVLHIHEPNSPSYSLAALMLASGPIVATYHTSTTGSRILQLALPFLRKYLEKIRGGIAVSELARRWQVEQIGADPIVIPNGVDTRKFVAARKLAPLSSVGPVRIAFLGRIDEPRKGLTLLLEAFDHLEGRVELTVIGSGEPRQIPGVNFVGRVSEEEKARLLGASDIFVAPNTGGESFGIILVEAMAAGCAVVASDLEAFSLVCDAESSDPAGILFPVGDVAELTKALQALIDDAALRLEMGRRGQLRAAQYDWSTVTAQIMAVYEAVSVGEKVTLA; encoded by the coding sequence ATGAAAATTGGTATCGTGTGCCCGTATTCTTTCGACGAACCAGGCGGGGTTCAAGCGCACATCCTTGATTTAGCTGAATCACTTTTGCGCCAAGGGCATGAAGTGAAAGTGCTCGGGCCTGCGCGTGATGACACGCCTCTTCCCGAGTTTGTAAAGAAAGGTGGGCGTTCGTTACCTATTCCGTATAACGGCTCTGTCGCGCGCCTGGCGTTCGGCCCTAAAGTTTTTACGACTACTCGCGAATTCCTGTGTGATGGCGAATTTGATGTATTGCACATCCATGAGCCCAATTCTCCTAGCTATTCGCTCGCAGCGCTTATGTTGGCTTCGGGACCGATCGTCGCTACATACCACACGTCTACAACTGGGTCTCGCATTTTGCAGCTTGCACTGCCGTTTTTGCGGAAATATTTGGAAAAGATCCGCGGGGGTATCGCAGTAAGCGAGCTTGCTCGGAGGTGGCAGGTTGAACAGATCGGAGCCGATCCGATCGTTATCCCTAATGGAGTGGACACTCGGAAGTTCGTAGCCGCCCGGAAGCTAGCGCCGTTGAGCTCCGTCGGGCCTGTTCGAATCGCATTCTTGGGGCGTATCGACGAGCCAAGAAAGGGGCTAACGCTGCTTCTTGAAGCGTTCGATCACCTTGAAGGACGAGTCGAACTCACGGTGATCGGAAGCGGGGAGCCTCGGCAGATTCCAGGAGTGAACTTCGTCGGTCGCGTAAGCGAGGAGGAAAAGGCGAGATTGCTGGGGGCGTCGGATATATTTGTCGCTCCGAACACTGGGGGCGAATCGTTTGGCATCATTCTCGTGGAAGCGATGGCTGCGGGCTGCGCCGTTGTGGCCAGTGATCTAGAGGCCTTTTCGCTGGTATGTGATGCAGAATCATCTGACCCTGCCGGGATTCTTTTTCCTGTAGGTGATGTTGCCGAGTTGACAAAGGCGTTACAGGCTTTGATTGACGACGCTGCTTTGCGCCTGGAGATGGGCAGAAGAGGGCAACTGCGAGCCGCGCAGTATGACTGGTCGACAGTGACTGCTCAGATTATGGCTGTATACGAAGCAGTAAGTGTTGGTGAGAAGGTGACACTCGCATGA
- a CDS encoding HIT family protein: protein MYEDIGVGTPDRLQRLWAPYRSKYIASTPRDEKGSSDPFVQIPSMSDEEGLIVARGETVYAVLNLYPYNAGHILVVPYRKVAEIEALTAGESAELMRFVTLAVKTLKAVSDPEAINVGMNLGRASGGSIGDHLHVHVVPRWAGDSNFMTVITGTKVLPQLLRETRQLLAESWKEVSAQQTGGE from the coding sequence ATGTATGAGGACATTGGAGTTGGTACTCCAGACAGACTTCAGCGTCTTTGGGCGCCGTACCGTTCGAAGTACATCGCGTCAACGCCACGCGATGAGAAGGGGTCAAGTGATCCTTTCGTGCAGATTCCTTCGATGAGCGATGAAGAGGGGCTCATCGTGGCTCGAGGGGAGACCGTCTACGCGGTGCTGAACCTTTATCCGTATAACGCTGGGCATATTTTGGTCGTGCCGTACCGTAAGGTGGCGGAGATTGAAGCCCTGACTGCGGGGGAATCAGCCGAGCTTATGAGGTTCGTAACGCTCGCAGTGAAAACGCTCAAGGCGGTATCAGACCCCGAAGCGATAAACGTTGGCATGAATTTAGGCAGGGCCTCCGGAGGCTCTATCGGAGATCATCTACACGTGCATGTGGTCCCGAGGTGGGCAGGGGACTCAAATTTTATGACAGTCATCACTGGCACCAAGGTGCTTCCGCAGTTGCTGCGTGAAACGCGCCAGCTACTAGCAGAGAGCTGGAAAGAAGTGTCGGCTCAACAGACTGGAGGGGAGTAG
- the thrS gene encoding threonine--tRNA ligase has protein sequence MTNNDQTHHAAQAFTVPANTPAGVAMRELSLPNKGPEAVVCVQSEDGSLKDLSFTPDVDTTVTPVTANTELGRSVIRHSCAHVLAQAVQIEFPGTKLGIGPAIEGGFYYDFDAAEPFTPEDLKLLERRMKKIIKQGQKFVRGVYPSAEAAAEDLADEPYKLELVQDKGNVDPDSDEATEVGHGELTHYDNVNPRTNEVEWRDLCRGPHVPTTKYIPAFALTRSSAAYWRGNQNNAGLQRIYGTAWESKEKLDEHMLMLAEAEKRDHRRLGNELDLFSFPEEVGSGLPVFHPDGGIIRMVMEEHSRQRHLEAGYSFVNTPHLTKGELFEKSGHLDWYADGMYPPMQLDGETDDEGNVTKQAVDYYVKPMNCPMHNLIFDSRGRSYRELPLRLFEFGTVYRYEKSGVVHGLTRARGFTQDDAHIYCTEEQLEDELTSVLEFIISLLRDYGLDDFYLELSTKDPEKYIGDDDIWERSTSILESVATKSGLELVPDPAGAAFYGPKISVQARDAIGRTWQMSTVQLDFNLPERFGLEYTSSDGSKKRPVMIHRALFGSIERFFGVLLEHYAGAFPAWLAPHQVVGIPVADDFAGHLDGIIQQLRARGIRAEVDHSDDRMQKKIRTHTTHKVPFMLLAGARDVEANAVSFRFLDGTQINGVGVDEAVELITNWVDEKFNEQPTKELVEQRQADQ, from the coding sequence ATGACGAATAACGACCAAACCCACCATGCAGCCCAGGCCTTTACGGTCCCGGCGAACACTCCTGCCGGGGTTGCGATGCGCGAATTGTCGCTGCCGAATAAGGGCCCGGAGGCGGTTGTCTGCGTGCAGTCTGAAGACGGGTCGTTGAAGGACCTGTCATTTACGCCGGATGTAGACACCACAGTAACTCCAGTCACCGCGAACACTGAGCTGGGTCGGTCTGTGATTCGCCACTCGTGTGCTCACGTGTTGGCGCAAGCAGTGCAGATTGAGTTTCCGGGGACGAAGTTAGGCATTGGGCCAGCCATTGAGGGTGGCTTCTACTACGACTTCGACGCAGCTGAACCGTTCACACCAGAAGACTTGAAGCTGCTCGAGCGCCGAATGAAGAAGATCATCAAGCAGGGCCAGAAGTTTGTTCGTGGAGTCTACCCGTCGGCTGAAGCGGCAGCAGAGGACCTAGCTGATGAGCCGTACAAGCTTGAACTCGTGCAGGACAAGGGAAACGTGGACCCTGACTCGGACGAAGCAACTGAAGTCGGCCACGGGGAACTCACCCACTACGACAATGTGAATCCACGGACGAATGAAGTCGAGTGGCGCGATTTGTGCCGCGGGCCTCACGTGCCAACTACTAAGTACATTCCCGCGTTCGCACTGACACGTTCGTCAGCTGCGTACTGGCGTGGCAACCAGAATAACGCCGGGTTGCAGCGTATTTACGGCACCGCCTGGGAGTCGAAAGAAAAGCTCGATGAGCACATGTTGATGCTTGCAGAAGCAGAGAAGCGCGACCACCGTCGTCTTGGCAATGAGCTCGATCTTTTCTCCTTCCCGGAGGAAGTTGGGTCTGGCTTGCCGGTATTCCACCCGGATGGAGGAATTATCCGGATGGTGATGGAGGAACACTCCCGCCAGCGTCACCTCGAGGCAGGTTATTCATTCGTCAACACCCCACACTTGACGAAGGGTGAGCTGTTCGAAAAATCTGGACACCTGGACTGGTACGCCGACGGCATGTACCCACCGATGCAGCTCGACGGCGAGACCGACGACGAAGGCAATGTGACCAAACAGGCAGTCGATTACTACGTCAAGCCTATGAACTGCCCTATGCACAACCTCATCTTCGATTCACGTGGACGCTCGTACCGTGAATTGCCACTGCGACTATTCGAGTTTGGTACCGTGTACCGCTACGAAAAGTCCGGCGTGGTGCATGGCCTGACTCGTGCACGCGGTTTTACTCAGGACGATGCCCATATCTACTGCACCGAGGAACAGCTTGAAGACGAGCTGACGAGTGTGTTGGAGTTCATTATTTCCCTGCTCAGGGACTATGGGCTTGATGATTTCTATCTGGAGTTGTCCACCAAGGATCCCGAGAAGTACATCGGTGATGATGATATCTGGGAGCGTTCAACGAGCATCCTAGAATCAGTTGCTACCAAGTCTGGGCTCGAGCTTGTTCCGGACCCAGCAGGTGCAGCGTTCTACGGGCCAAAGATTTCCGTACAGGCTCGCGACGCCATCGGTCGTACCTGGCAGATGTCCACGGTTCAGCTCGACTTCAACCTGCCTGAGCGTTTCGGTCTTGAGTACACATCCTCAGACGGAAGCAAGAAGCGACCAGTCATGATTCACCGTGCACTCTTTGGATCAATTGAGCGATTCTTCGGCGTGCTGCTTGAGCACTACGCCGGTGCATTCCCGGCTTGGCTGGCACCGCACCAGGTTGTAGGTATCCCCGTTGCTGACGATTTCGCTGGTCACCTTGACGGCATCATCCAGCAGCTGCGGGCACGCGGCATCCGAGCTGAGGTCGACCATTCCGATGACAGGATGCAGAAGAAGATTCGGACGCACACCACTCACAAGGTTCCGTTCATGCTGCTCGCTGGCGCGCGTGATGTGGAGGCAAACGCTGTAAGCTTCCGCTTCCTCGACGGCACCCAAATTAATGGAGTCGGCGTCGACGAGGCTGTCGAGCTTATCACCAACTGGGTGGACGAAAAGTTCAACGAACAACCAACGAAAGAGCTGGTTGAACAGCGCCAGGCTGACCAGTAG
- a CDS encoding pyrimidine reductase family protein, whose product MIDASRTFEPAELLGTVLPASVPELRLLAVMTLSGAASLDGTSRSLGNAIDAALLNLLRVWSDAVLVGGGTARAENYFGVKCTDEDKAERRSRGQAEVPPLAIITESFEFDVDTQLFYDTEVPPLFLAPEHHVDDPELAERREALLHAGGRILSTGDGTARSIIDALHAQGFNRIVCEGGPGLYDMLLTAGLGDILHLTIDPTLQGKVEKPLFGGGGDYATPLELEDVRVSEDSTMFVRYRLWGTAASHEG is encoded by the coding sequence ATGATAGACGCGAGCCGCACTTTCGAACCAGCTGAATTGCTGGGCACTGTGCTGCCCGCTTCAGTCCCGGAACTGCGTCTGCTTGCGGTCATGACACTTTCCGGCGCGGCATCTCTCGATGGCACCTCCCGCTCCCTTGGCAACGCCATCGATGCCGCGCTGCTCAACCTGCTGCGTGTGTGGTCCGACGCTGTCTTAGTCGGTGGAGGCACCGCGCGGGCGGAAAACTACTTCGGAGTCAAGTGCACCGACGAGGACAAGGCCGAACGTCGGTCCCGCGGGCAGGCGGAGGTCCCACCGCTTGCGATCATCACCGAAAGCTTCGAGTTTGACGTGGACACACAGTTGTTTTACGACACGGAGGTGCCTCCGCTTTTCCTCGCTCCGGAGCACCACGTCGACGATCCGGAGCTCGCCGAGCGTCGAGAAGCACTCCTGCACGCGGGCGGCCGCATTCTGTCCACTGGCGATGGCACTGCACGCTCAATTATCGATGCCCTGCACGCCCAGGGCTTTAACCGCATCGTTTGCGAGGGCGGACCTGGACTCTACGACATGCTCCTGACTGCTGGGCTCGGTGACATTTTGCACCTGACCATCGACCCTACGTTGCAAGGCAAGGTAGAAAAGCCCCTCTTCGGCGGAGGTGGAGACTATGCCACCCCGCTCGAGCTCGAAGACGTGCGGGTGAGCGAGGACTCGACGATGTTCGTGCGCTACCGTCTGTGGGGCACTGCTGCTTCCCACGAGGGGTAA
- a CDS encoding copper resistance CopC family protein — protein sequence MSKAGQRVQRTAWAILSAVCVASALAGSAEAHDAVIGGDPSNGSVVAEFPKELSLEFSGQPQEGFNTFALSRVSDNEILFTGEPVLDGRFVSLELPEKVRESGDKVPGEYRIGFQIVSSDGHATKGMTTFTYAPEGSQVVDETMEDSVPTGEVSGSSSSSFSWLFVGGLILLLFGAVTALLLRRGSLSKD from the coding sequence ATGTCCAAAGCAGGACAAAGGGTACAGCGAACGGCATGGGCTATATTGAGTGCCGTATGTGTAGCTTCTGCGTTGGCCGGATCAGCGGAGGCACATGATGCCGTTATTGGGGGAGATCCATCAAACGGGTCCGTGGTAGCCGAGTTTCCGAAAGAGCTGTCGTTGGAGTTCTCGGGTCAACCCCAGGAAGGCTTCAACACGTTCGCGCTGTCGCGGGTATCGGACAACGAGATCCTCTTTACTGGAGAGCCAGTGCTCGACGGACGATTTGTGTCCCTTGAACTTCCAGAGAAAGTTCGCGAATCTGGTGACAAAGTGCCAGGAGAGTACCGGATCGGATTTCAGATTGTCTCTTCAGATGGGCACGCCACTAAAGGGATGACAACGTTTACATATGCGCCGGAAGGTTCACAAGTTGTCGATGAAACTATGGAAGATTCCGTGCCAACCGGAGAAGTGAGCGGTTCTTCATCCAGTTCCTTTAGCTGGCTTTTTGTCGGCGGACTAATCCTGCTTCTTTTCGGTGCTGTAACGGCACTTTTACTGCGTCGCGGCTCCTTGAGCAAAGATTGA